TTCCCCGTAGCCAAACGTCCCCGAGGCCGCAATTACAGGGTTTTTAAGCTTCAGAGAGCCCAGGTTAACCTGCAGGCTTGGATTATCCGTTTTGGGGCTCATGGTCCGTGCGTTCCCTTTCACTCCCAAAGAATATCCCTGGCCTCGAACACAGGCCCTTCCTTGCAGCCCCGGACATACCTGAAGAAGGCCGGGGGTTCGGCAATTATTGGCGCCAGGCCCTCTCGCCAAGAACCCGCCATCTCCTCCCCGCATCGATCCTCCAAATGGACTGCCGCCCCTTGAGCCCTTGCATCTTCATCCTCCAAGGCCCCCCGTAACGTCCTATCCCGAACTTTCACCGCGCAACCCAGGCAAGCCCCTACCCCGCAGGCCATACGGGATTCGAGGAGAACCTGGCAGGGAAGGTCGAACTGATCGGTAATCTGGGCCACCCGAGCCAGCATGGGCAATGGCCCGCAGGAATAAAGCGCCGCTGATTTGTGCCCCTGCGTCACAAGCTCCCGTTCCAACAAATCAGTGGCCAATCCCTGGAATCCCAGACTTCCATCCTCCGTGGCGATTTGAGGTTCTAAGCCCATCCTCATGAATTCCCTGATCCCCGGAATTTTATCCCGGCTCTTTCCGCCGATCAGGACCAGAACTTCCTTCAAATTGCCGGAAGTTTTTGAAAATCTTTTTTTCTTCCCTTGCTCTCTTCGCAGCTGCTCGGCCCAAGCAACTAGCGGAGCAACCCCGATTCCCCCGCCGATTAGAATGGCCAGCGATCGACCTTCTTCTGGCCAGAATCCTTTCCCCAGGGGCCCCAGCACATCCAGACGTTCCCCTTCCCGAAGCTGGGTCATCCGGGAAGTTCCCCGGCCGACGACCTGGTAGCAAATCTCCAGAGCCCCTTCATCTTCCGGCCGTTTTCTTTTCTTAGTTTGGGGGGGAAAGATCCGGAAAAAACTGAAGGGCCGCCGCAATAGCGGGTCGCTGGAATCGCTGACGCGCAACATGACGAATTGCCCGGGTTGGGCCAGGCGGGCGATTTCCGGGCAAAGCAGGCGTAGGCGGAAATAATCGACCCCGACTCTCCGGTGTTGTTGAATTCGCGCTTTCACTTCTTTGATAGGTTTGGGTTTCATACCAAGGCTGTCAACGAAGGTTCAGCCAAGCGCAGCCCCATAACGATCGCATCCTCCCCGCTGTCGCTATAATAACGCCGGCGGATGCCCCAGGGTTGAAATTGAAAATGGCGATAAAGGGAAATGGCTTTGTAGTTAGAGCGGCGCACTTCTAAGGTAATCTCCTTAACCCCGTTCCTCCGGCTGTAATCTATTCCGTAAAGAAGTAAACGGGTCCCGATTCCCTGTTGGCGCCTCCGGGGGTGTACGGCCAAGTTTAAAATATGGGTTTCCGAAGCCACCCGCCAAAAACACAGATAGCCCACAACCTGGTCCGAGTGAATTTCTCGGGCAATGGAAACTTTGGCGAACGGCGTTAACCGTTCCCGCTCAAAAAGCCCCCTCGACCAGGGAGTGGGAAAAGACATCCGTTCAATCTGGACGACTTCATCAAGGTCTTCTGCGGTCATCTCACGGATGTCAATATAGCCTTCTTTCTCCATTCGTTACCTTAAGTAGGTCAGGATTTTTTTTGCAATATTTCACTGGCCAGATTGATATTGCGCTGGCCGGCTTCCTTGGCCAGTTTGGCCAATTCCTTCAGGGACTGGCCTTCCCGGCAATTGGAAATCTTGATGAGCATGGGAAGGTTGAGACCCGTGAGAACTTCCACCCGATCTTCCTGTAGGAAAGCTAAGCTCATATTGGATGGGGTCCCCCCAAACATGTCGGTTAGGATCAGTACCCCTTTTCCAAGATCTACGCTCTTGATAGCGGCTGCGATTTCCCTGCGCAGTTCTTCTACCTCTTTCCGGGTATCAATAGAAACAGTGGCCAGGTTGGAAAATTTCCCGCAAATCAATTCAGCCGAACGAACAAATTCCTCACCCAAGTTCGGGTGAGTAACCAAAACAACACCGACCATAAGCCCTCCATCCCTCTTTCATTCATGCCTGTCCGAGAACCGACCTATTACAGGGAAATTTCCAGGTCTCGATGTCGCCGTCTAACGGGAAATTGTTCATGGAAAAGGTTTCCTAACTTTTCAGCGATGGCCACTGAACGATGTCTTCCTCCCGTGCATCCCACAGCGACGGTTAGGTAGGCTTTACCTTCTCTTTCGTAAAGCGGCAACAAATATGCCAAGAAGCTGTGGAAGCGGGCCACGAAGTCCTTTGTTTCTTCAAACTGGAAAAGGTAGTCGCCAATTCGGGGGTCCGTTCCCGAGAGGGTTTTAAGCTCCTCTTCGAAATAAGGATTGGGTAGAAAGCGGACGTCGATCACCAGGTCCGCCTCCTGAGGGATCCCGCGGCTATAACCAAAGGATAGGAAAGTCAAGTTCATTCTCCGACCTTTGGGTTTCTGTTCAAAGATTTCCCGGATGGCTCCCTGCAAATGGTGGACATTGTAGGTCGAGGTATCGATTACCAAGGTGGCCATGGCGCGGAGGCCAGCCAGCATCTGCCGTTCCTTTTGAATTCCTTCCCTTACGCCACAACCCTCGGCCAGGGGATGGGTACGCCGCGTCTGACTGTATCTTCGAACCAACACCTCGTCGGATGCTTCCAGGAAGAGAATCTCCAGCGGATACCCTTTTTCTCTCAGCTGGCGAAAAACCTCAGGATATGTTTTCAGGAATTCCTTTTCGCGCAGGTCCATTACCAAGGCGACCCGCGAATACTCTCCCAGGGAGGCGGAACGCAATTCGATGAGTTTGGGGAGAAGAGCAATGGGTAGATTATCCACGCAGAAAAACCCCATGTCCTCTAAAACTCGAATCACCGTACTCTTCCCTGATCCCGATAATCCGGTAATAACGACAAGGCGAAGGTTTTTCAATTCTGGTGTTCCCATGCCTAAGAATTGGAGCGGGGGGATATCCGGGTCCAGGATGGGACCCTTTTAACCAGGACCAATCGAAGGAATTTTCGCATCCTCCCGATCAAACGATTTCGTCTTCAGCGGAAAAAAGGGAGTAAATCTCCTCCCCAGAGCTCACCTCCATCAAGCGTTTTCGAAAGACGTTATCTTTCATCAGGCGCGAGATTCGAGCCAAAGCTTTCAGATGAGTCCCTGCGGAATTTTCCGGGGCCACGAGAAGAAAAAACAGGTGAGTCGGTTTTCCGTCCATGGCTTGGAAATCCATACCGGCAAGACTTCTCCCGAAGGAGGCAAGGATTCTTTTGACATCTTTACTTTTCCCATGGGGGATAGCGACTCCTTCTCCGATTCCCGTGCTTCCCAGACTTTCTCGTTCAAGTAAAATTTCCATCAACCGGTTTTCATCCACCTGTTTTTCCACGTGGGCAATGGCTCGAATCAACTCCCTCAAAACTCCTTCTTTACTCGTGGAGGCAAGTTGGGGAATAATCATTTGTTTATCCAAGATGTCTAATATTTTCATAGTTCCTGATTTTTACCCTTTTCTTCTAGGGAATTTCTCTGGGGTAGAAAAGATTGTGCCCAGAGATTGAAACTGCCTAACCAAGCCTCGAGCAGGTTATCGGCTCCTATTCCCCCCGTGCCAAGGAAGGCGGGGCCAAAGGGGTCAATCGGCCTGAGGTTCGATTAAACCGTAGTTTCCATCTTTTAGCCGGTAGATGATGTTGAGGTTCCTCGAGTTGGCATTAGTAAAAACTAAAAATTCATTATTCATAAGGTCCATCTGCATGGCCGCTTCCTCAACGGACATGGACTTGGCCAAGAGCTTCTTGCTTTTGACGACTTTCGGCTCTTCCCCTTCCTCAAAGCTGTCAGCGGAGTAGACATCCATGCGCCAGCTCAACTCCGGCAAGGAAGAATTGGTTTTATGCCGTCTGATCTTGTCCTTGTATTTGAGAACCTGCCTCTCCAACTTATCCGTTACCCGGTCAATCGCTGAAAACATATCCTCGGTTTCTTCTTGGGCATTAATGGTAATCCGGTTCGCTACCAGGGTAATTTCGGCGATATGGCGGTGCTTTTCTACAGTCAAAACGACGTTGGCTTCTAAAGGCGAGTCCATATATTTCTTTAGTTTGGAAAGTTTTTCCTGCACATATTCCCGCAAGACTTCCTTCGATTCCGTATTGCGGAAAGTAACTGAAATTTGCATGCTGGGTGCCTCCATTGCGCTTCAATGCAAACGGGCGCACATTTTTCATCTCTCTGCTTTGAAAGGAATTTCCTCTCTAAAATTTTGACGATCTGCGTTCATCCGCGTATAAAATTTTTTAGATGATTTGCTTCCTCCGGGTTGAAGAGAGAATCCCAAGTATCTCGCGATACTTGGTCACGGTTCGGCGTGCAATCAAAATATCCTGTTTCTTGAGAAGTTCCACCAGTTCTTGGTCACTGTAAGGTCTCTGGGGGTCTTCTTTGGACAGAATTTCACGAATTTTCTCTTTGACGCTTTCGGAAGCGATATTTTCTCCTCGAACGGTATTGATACTGCTATTGAAGAAATATTTTAACTCAAAGATGCCTTGGGGGGTATGGACATATTTATTCGAAGTCACCCGGCTGATGGTGGATTCATGCATCTCCACGTCCATGGCTACGTCTTTGAGAACCATGGGCTTTAAATAGGCCACGCCTTTATCCAGGAATTCTCGCTGAAAGCGGACGATCGACTTGGTCACCCGGTAAATCGTTCGCTGGCGTTGATGAATCGATTTGATCAACCATAGGGCCGAACGAATTTTTTCGTTGATGTACTCTTTGGCTTCCCCGGCGGATTGAACCTGTTCCCTGAGAATATGCCGGTAATAAGGGTTGATGCGCAACTTGGGCATACCATCCTCGTTGAGCACGACTACGTACTCCTCTCCGATTTTGTAAACGTAGACGTCGGGGATAATGTAAGGAATGTTCTCGTCGCTGTAACCCCTGCCAGGCTTGGGATCGAGTTCATTGATCAGTCGTGTGGCTCGCACCACTTCTTCTACCTGGATTCCCAATTCCTTGGCAATCGCCTGGTAATTTTTTTTGGCCAAATGGTCAAGATGGCCCTGGATGATCTTCTGCACCAGAAGCTCACCTGGATAAATTTGCTGAGCCTGCAAGAGCAGGCATTCTTTCAAATCCCGCGCCGCCACCCCAGGGGGTTCCAGGGTTTGAACCTTCTGGATCACTTTTTCCATATTCGCCAGATCGAACCCGGATTGAGCGGCAATTTCTTCCAGGGATCCTTGAAGCAGGCCATCTTCATTGAGGTTGCCAATAATCACCGTGGCTATCAAACATTCTTCTTCGTCGAAATTACTCAGCCGAATTTGCCACAAAAGGTGATCATACAGGGTGGCTTTCTTGGTTAAAAAATTTTCAAAGGTGGGACGATCCTCTTCTTCGTCAACCCTTTTGGTACCTGAAGAAAACCCCTCTGCCCTCCAATCCATGGCTGGCATTTCATCTTCCTCCCGGGTCTCCTTGACCTCGGAAGGGGAAGCAGGAAGGGTTTCATAATTGGTCTCCAATGGTTCGGTCTCGGAGCTGGGCATAACCACTTCGTCAAGAATCGGGTTCTCCTCTTCCTCCTGCCGAACCAGATCCATCAATTCCATCCGCGATAGCTGCAGGAGTTTTATGGCCTGCTGCAGTTGCGGCGTCATGATGGGCTGCTGAGTAAGCTTAAGGCTCTGGCGAAGCTCTAAAGCCATGGCAGACGCAAACCCTCTATCTCGAACATCGGCGGTCCCGCGCTTTGCTTAACTTTCTTCTCCTTCAACCTTACCCTGGCGACCTTTTGAACTCTGAACTTAAAATTGAAATTTTTCCCCCAGGTATATCTCGCGGGCTTGCCGGCTCTGGGCGATCTCCTCCGGAGTTCCGCGTTCCAAAACCCTGCCCTCATTCAGGATATAGGCTTGATCGCACACCCCTAAAGTTTCTCTTACGTTATGATCCGAAATGACGACTCCGATCCCTTTGGCTTTCAAATGGGAGATGATATTTTGGATATCTACGACCGCCAGTGGATCAATTCCCGCAAAAGGCTCATCTAAGAGAATAAATAGGGGCGAGGTAACCAGAGAACGAGTAATCTCGACTCTTCTCCTTTCTCCTCCCGAAAGGGAAAAAGCTCTCCTTTTGGCCAACGCCGAGAGTCTCAGTTCTTCCAGAAGCCCTGTCAAGCGCCGTTCCCTTTCTTCCGGAGAAAGATCCAACGTCTCCAGAATGGCCAGAAGGTTTTCTTCTACCGTGAGTTTGCGGAAAACCGATGGTTCCTGGGGAAGGTAGGTGACCCCCTTTCGGGCTCTCAGATACATGGGGGCTTGGGTGATTTCTTCTCCCGCGAGAAAGACCTGTCCTCCTTCCGGTTTGATGAGGCCTACGATCATGTAAAAAGTCGTCGTCTTTCCTGCTCCGTTGGGCCCTAAAAGGCCGATGACCTCTCCCGCCCTGAATTCCAAATCCACAGAATCCACGGCCCATTTCCCATTATATTGTTTTTTCAGTCCCCGGGCTATTAAAGTAGGGACGGGGTTCACGGTTTTCCCTTTCCTGGAAGTTGTTCACTTTTGGGATAGAGGATAACTTCTGCTCGTCGATCAGGTCCGCCTTCAACAAAACTTTTATCTTCGTCCAAAAGGACAATGATCTTTTCACCGCTGACCATATCCTTTCCTTGCCACACCTTTGGCTGCCCCGTGAGAACAATTTTTTGCTCCCGGTTGTTCAGCACAGCTTTCTGCGCTGTAGCGAGGCGATCCCCCTGATAAATTTTCACATTGCCTGAGGCCACGATCTCCCGGACATCATTGCCTTCCTCTTTCTTTTCATAATACACTCGGGCTACGTCGGCATGAATGGTCAACTCCCCCTGTTTAGCCACGACGTTTCCCGTAAAGATGATAACCTGATTTTTATTATCAGCTTCCAGGGCCTGGGAGCTAATTCGCAGGGGCTGATCGGATCCGCGGATATCCCCTTTTCCTGTTTTCCCAAGGGGAATAGGTTTTTTCTCCGAGCCCCAACTGGATGCCCAGGACAACAAAAAGGTGAGGAAAATAAGGAACGGGATGAACCGAGTTACTCTAACCATTTTACAAGGATCCCCTTGAAGTTTCTTGGGTTGAGTGGAAAAAGGTCGTGGTAACCTGTTTTAGAACTTTCATGCGTTGGCGGTTGAGTTCCACAATTAAACCAGTTCCTTGTACCCGTAGTTGGGGCCCGCTCATTTCTACGGGATCTGATGTCATCAACTCCCTTCTTTCCGCTTGATATTTCAAGCTTTGGGTCTGCATCTGGTACCCATCGCTGGAATCAAGTTTCACGCCGTCAAAAACCTCTAAGGCTTTGGTCTGGGTATTGATCTTTCCCCGCTTTCCTACGAGAACGTAAGTTTCCTGATTCTTTCCGAAGAAAGTTGCTTTGACTTGCTCGAAAAATAACGTATTTTCATCCTCAAAATAACGGACCGAGGCAGCCTCTAATTCCCATTCTTTGATTCCCTCGCGGGTCTCGGTATATTTCACCCGGTTTAATTGCAGGTCAGCGGCAATGGCTGGCTCCTTTACCGGAGCTTTTTTCCCCTGCGGAGGAGGGAGGGTGCGCCAAGTCATTATGGCCACCAGACATAAACTGCCTACAATAATCACTCCCAGGAGAAAGCGCAGATTTTTCATTGACTTCACTTCCCAGCCACCCATTTTCGCAATCATTCTATCACTCTGCTAAGGAGGTGTAAAGGTTAATTTTGGAATACTTCAAGGTCACTTGAATGAAGAAAAGGGAAGACAAGGGATAGGATAGTTCATTAAACGCTCTGCGCTCTGCCCTATGCGCTCTGCGGATTTTTGATGATCCGGTCGATTGCTAAGAGTTGTTCTAAAAGCGGCTTTAATTCATCCAAAGATTGGGAATTGGGTCCGTCGCAAAGGGCTTCTGCCGGGTCGGGATGAACTTCCATAAACAGGCCGTCGATCCCAACAGCCACAGCGGCCCTGGCCAAGGCGGCAATAAATTCCCGTTGCCCACCCGAGGAAGACCCTTGCCCACCCGGAAGTTGGAGGCTGTGGGTTACGTCAAACACGACGGGATACCCCATCTCCCGCATAATTACCAGAGAACGCATGTCGGCCACGAGGTTATGATAACCGAAGGAGGTCCCCCGTTCGGTAAGGAGGATGGAATCATTTCCGCTCGATTGTATCTTCTCGATGATATTGCGCATATCCCAGGGTGCTAAAAATTGTCCTTTTTTGACGTTTACCGCTTTCCCCGTCCCGGCCACAGCCAGCACAAAATCCGTTTGCCGGCAGAGGAAGGCCGGAATTTGCAGGGCATCGAGAACCTGAGAGGCTGGTTCCACTTCCTCAAACCGGTGCACGTCCGAAAGAACGGGAATGCCTAGGTCGTGCTTTAGGCGTTGGAGAATTTCTAACCCTCTTTTTAACCCGGGCCCCCGGAATGATTTCAAGCTGCTCCGGTTTGCTTTGTCATAAGAGGATTTAAAGATAAAAGGAATTTTCAAGGCCCGGGTCAGATCGGTCAATGCTTCGGCAGTCTTCCGGCACAGGGCTTCTGACTCGATTACGCAAGGGCCGGCAATGAGAATAAAAGGTTTTTTCCCGCCGATGGTTACGGGCCCAATGGAAACTTCTTTCACTGCTGTCAAGGGAAGAGTATTCACACGTTCTTTCTCCGCTTCTTCCTTTTCTCTTTCAAGGCAGCGTGAATGAATTCGCGAAATAAGGGGTGGGGAGTGTGGGGTCTTGATTTCAACTCCGGATGAAATTGGCAACCTAAGAACCAGGGATGATCCCTTAATTCCAGGATCTCCACTAATTGCCCATCAGGAGATAATCCGCTGAATATAAAGCCCTTCTCCGCTAAAAGTTCGCGATAATTATTATTCACCTCGTAGCGATGGCGATGACGTTCGGAAATTTGCTTATCCTGGTAGGCTTGGTTGGCGAGGGATCCCTCTTTCAGAACAGCAGGATAGGCCCCCAACCGCATCGTACCTCCTTTGTCAACGATGGTCTGCTGATCGGGCAGGAGGGCGATTACCGCGTGGGCCGTCCCGGCGTTAAACTCGCTGCTATTGGCCCCTTCCAGGCCGCAAACATGGCGGGCGAATTCCACGACCGCCAGCTGCATCCCCAGGCAGATTCCCAAAAAAGGAACCCGCATTTCCCGGGCGTATCTCACGGCCATGATTTTTCCCTCGATCCCCCGCTCCCCAAAACCGCCCGGGACCAAAACTCCGTCAGCGCCTTGCAAGAATGGTTCAACCCCATCTTTCTGCACCGCCTCGGAATCTACGTAATGCAGGTTTACCTTACAGCGATTGGCAATTCCTCCATGGATCAATGCCTCGTTCAGGCTTTTATAAGAATCCTTCAAATTAACGTATTTCCCTACAATGGCAATATCCACCGCCCCCCGGGGATTTTTGATCGCATTAACGATTTCCTGCCATTTTTCCAGACGCGGGGAACGCGTCCAGATATTCAGCAGTTGAACGATTTTATCATCCAGCCCTTCTTGGTGAAAGAATAAAGGGACTTCATAGATGGACTCTACATCCTTGGCTGTGATCACCGCATCTTTGTCTACATTGCAGAAAAGAGCAATCTTGGCCTTGATTTCCGGGGGCAGGAACTGGTCGGTGCGGCAAATCAAAATGTCCGGCTGGATGCCGATTTCCCGTAATTTCATCACGCTGTGTTGCGTGGGTTTGGTTTTCAATTCCTCTGAAGTTTTAATGTAGGGAACAAGAGTAAGGTGGATGTAAAGGGAATTCTCTCGTCCCAGATCTGTTTTGAGTTGGCGGATGGCCTCCAGAAAAGGAAGGCCTTCAATATCGCCTACCGTACCCCCGATTTCAATGATGGCCACATCCGCATCGTCCGAGATGGCGAGGATGTTCCGTTTAATCTCATCGGTGATGTGGGGAATCACCTGAACCGTCCCTCCGAGGTAATCTCCCCTTCTTTCTTTGGTGATCACCGAATAATAGATCTGGCCGGTGGTGAAGTTATTCCGCTGGGTGAGGCGGGCTGAGGTATATCTTTCATAATGGCCCAGATCCAAATCGGTCTCCGCCCCGTCATCCAAAACGAAAACTTCCCCATGTTGGAAAGGGTTCATCGTTCCTGGATCCACGTTGATGTAGGGGTCGAGTTTTTGCAGGGTAACTTTTAATCCGCGCGACTCCAACAGAGCACCGATCGAAGCCGCAGCCAGACCTTTTCCCAGAGAGGAAAGGACTCCGCCGGTAATGAAAATAAACTTGGTCCTTCCCGCTGGATTCTTTTGCTCTGACCTACGCACTGTGTTCCCTTGTTCAGCCATTCCGTCCTCAAGAAAATTCTTAAAAAAGTCGTTCTTGGTGAAAGTTCGGCACGTTCTTTCTCAGATGTTCCTGGGCTAAGAGGGTAGCCTTACGCCCTCGCGAAGTCCGGTCCAGAAAACCTTCCTGAATCAGGAACGGTTCATAGACGTCTTCGATGGTGTCTTTTTCCTCATTCACGGCCACAGCCAGGGTATCCAATCCTACCGGTCCTCCGTTAAATTTTTCCAGAATGGTTAAAAGGATCTTCCGGTCCATTTTATCCAGTCCCCGTTCGTCGACTTCCAAAAGCTTTAAGGCTTGATCGGCCACCGCTTGGTTAATCCTGCCCTTCGCCCACACCTGGGCAAAATCCCGAACCCGCCGGAGTAATCGGTTGGCTACTCGGGGAGTACCGCGCGATCTCTTGGCAATTTCTTCGGCTCCCGAGGGGTCGATGGCCATATTTAAGAGTTGGGCCGAACGCAGTAAAATCCTCGTGAGCTCTTGGGGGGAATAGAACTCTAAGCGGAAATTGATCCCGAAACGATCGCGCAGTGGGAAAGTCAGCAGACCCGCCCGGGTGGTTGCCCCCACCAGGGTGAAAGGAGGAATGTTCAATTTGATCGAACGGGCACTTGGGCCTTGCCCAATCAAGATATCGATTTGAAAGTCCTCCATTGCCGGATAGAGGATTTCCTCCACCACATGGTTCAGGCGATGAATTTCATCAATGAACAGGATGTCATGTTCTTGGA
This sequence is a window from Deltaproteobacteria bacterium. Protein-coding genes within it:
- a CDS encoding dihydroorotate dehydrogenase electron transfer subunit — its product is MKPKPIKEVKARIQQHRRVGVDYFRLRLLCPEIARLAQPGQFVMLRVSDSSDPLLRRPFSFFRIFPPQTKKRKRPEDEGALEICYQVVGRGTSRMTQLREGERLDVLGPLGKGFWPEEGRSLAILIGGGIGVAPLVAWAEQLRREQGKKKRFSKTSGNLKEVLVLIGGKSRDKIPGIREFMRMGLEPQIATEDGSLGFQGLATDLLERELVTQGHKSAALYSCGPLPMLARVAQITDQFDLPCQVLLESRMACGVGACLGCAVKVRDRTLRGALEDEDARAQGAAVHLEDRCGEEMAGSWREGLAPIIAEPPAFFRYVRGCKEGPVFEARDILWE
- the rimI gene encoding ribosomal protein S18-alanine N-acetyltransferase gives rise to the protein MEKEGYIDIREMTAEDLDEVVQIERMSFPTPWSRGLFERERLTPFAKVSIAREIHSDQVVGYLCFWRVASETHILNLAVHPRRRQQGIGTRLLLYGIDYSRRNGVKEITLEVRRSNYKAISLYRHFQFQPWGIRRRYYSDSGEDAIVMGLRLAEPSLTALV
- a CDS encoding PTS sugar transporter subunit IIA, whose translation is MVGVVLVTHPNLGEEFVRSAELICGKFSNLATVSIDTRKEVEELRREIAAAIKSVDLGKGVLILTDMFGGTPSNMSLAFLQEDRVEVLTGLNLPMLIKISNCREGQSLKELAKLAKEAGQRNINLASEILQKKS
- the rapZ gene encoding RNase adapter RapZ, whose protein sequence is MGTPELKNLRLVVITGLSGSGKSTVIRVLEDMGFFCVDNLPIALLPKLIELRSASLGEYSRVALVMDLREKEFLKTYPEVFRQLREKGYPLEILFLEASDEVLVRRYSQTRRTHPLAEGCGVREGIQKERQMLAGLRAMATLVIDTSTYNVHHLQGAIREIFEQKPKGRRMNLTFLSFGYSRGIPQEADLVIDVRFLPNPYFEEELKTLSGTDPRIGDYLFQFEETKDFVARFHSFLAYLLPLYEREGKAYLTVAVGCTGGRHRSVAIAEKLGNLFHEQFPVRRRHRDLEISL
- a CDS encoding PTS sugar transporter subunit IIA: MKILDILDKQMIIPQLASTSKEGVLRELIRAIAHVEKQVDENRLMEILLERESLGSTGIGEGVAIPHGKSKDVKRILASFGRSLAGMDFQAMDGKPTHLFFLLVAPENSAGTHLKALARISRLMKDNVFRKRLMEVSSGEEIYSLFSAEDEIV
- the raiA gene encoding ribosome-associated translation inhibitor RaiA gives rise to the protein MQISVTFRNTESKEVLREYVQEKLSKLKKYMDSPLEANVVLTVEKHRHIAEITLVANRITINAQEETEDMFSAIDRVTDKLERQVLKYKDKIRRHKTNSSLPELSWRMDVYSADSFEEGEEPKVVKSKKLLAKSMSVEEAAMQMDLMNNEFLVFTNANSRNLNIIYRLKDGNYGLIEPQAD
- the rpoN gene encoding RNA polymerase factor sigma-54; amino-acid sequence: MALELRQSLKLTQQPIMTPQLQQAIKLLQLSRMELMDLVRQEEEENPILDEVVMPSSETEPLETNYETLPASPSEVKETREEDEMPAMDWRAEGFSSGTKRVDEEEDRPTFENFLTKKATLYDHLLWQIRLSNFDEEECLIATVIIGNLNEDGLLQGSLEEIAAQSGFDLANMEKVIQKVQTLEPPGVAARDLKECLLLQAQQIYPGELLVQKIIQGHLDHLAKKNYQAIAKELGIQVEEVVRATRLINELDPKPGRGYSDENIPYIIPDVYVYKIGEEYVVVLNEDGMPKLRINPYYRHILREQVQSAGEAKEYINEKIRSALWLIKSIHQRQRTIYRVTKSIVRFQREFLDKGVAYLKPMVLKDVAMDVEMHESTISRVTSNKYVHTPQGIFELKYFFNSSINTVRGENIASESVKEKIREILSKEDPQRPYSDQELVELLKKQDILIARRTVTKYREILGILSSTRRKQII
- the lptB gene encoding LPS export ABC transporter ATP-binding protein, which encodes MNPVPTLIARGLKKQYNGKWAVDSVDLEFRAGEVIGLLGPNGAGKTTTFYMIVGLIKPEGGQVFLAGEEITQAPMYLRARKGVTYLPQEPSVFRKLTVEENLLAILETLDLSPEERERRLTGLLEELRLSALAKRRAFSLSGGERRRVEITRSLVTSPLFILLDEPFAGIDPLAVVDIQNIISHLKAKGIGVVISDHNVRETLGVCDQAYILNEGRVLERGTPEEIAQSRQAREIYLGEKFQF
- the lptA gene encoding lipopolysaccharide transport periplasmic protein LptA gives rise to the protein MVRVTRFIPFLIFLTFLLSWASSWGSEKKPIPLGKTGKGDIRGSDQPLRISSQALEADNKNQVIIFTGNVVAKQGELTIHADVARVYYEKKEEGNDVREIVASGNVKIYQGDRLATAQKAVLNNREQKIVLTGQPKVWQGKDMVSGEKIIVLLDEDKSFVEGGPDRRAEVILYPKSEQLPGKGKP
- the lptC gene encoding LPS export ABC transporter periplasmic protein LptC translates to MIAKMGGWEVKSMKNLRFLLGVIIVGSLCLVAIMTWRTLPPPQGKKAPVKEPAIAADLQLNRVKYTETREGIKEWELEAASVRYFEDENTLFFEQVKATFFGKNQETYVLVGKRGKINTQTKALEVFDGVKLDSSDGYQMQTQSLKYQAERRELMTSDPVEMSGPQLRVQGTGLIVELNRQRMKVLKQVTTTFFHSTQETSRGSL
- the kdsA gene encoding 3-deoxy-8-phosphooctulonate synthase codes for the protein MKEVSIGPVTIGGKKPFILIAGPCVIESEALCRKTAEALTDLTRALKIPFIFKSSYDKANRSSLKSFRGPGLKRGLEILQRLKHDLGIPVLSDVHRFEEVEPASQVLDALQIPAFLCRQTDFVLAVAGTGKAVNVKKGQFLAPWDMRNIIEKIQSSGNDSILLTERGTSFGYHNLVADMRSLVIMREMGYPVVFDVTHSLQLPGGQGSSSGGQREFIAALARAAVAVGIDGLFMEVHPDPAEALCDGPNSQSLDELKPLLEQLLAIDRIIKNPQSA
- a CDS encoding CTP synthase — translated: MAEQGNTVRRSEQKNPAGRTKFIFITGGVLSSLGKGLAAASIGALLESRGLKVTLQKLDPYINVDPGTMNPFQHGEVFVLDDGAETDLDLGHYERYTSARLTQRNNFTTGQIYYSVITKERRGDYLGGTVQVIPHITDEIKRNILAISDDADVAIIEIGGTVGDIEGLPFLEAIRQLKTDLGRENSLYIHLTLVPYIKTSEELKTKPTQHSVMKLREIGIQPDILICRTDQFLPPEIKAKIALFCNVDKDAVITAKDVESIYEVPLFFHQEGLDDKIVQLLNIWTRSPRLEKWQEIVNAIKNPRGAVDIAIVGKYVNLKDSYKSLNEALIHGGIANRCKVNLHYVDSEAVQKDGVEPFLQGADGVLVPGGFGERGIEGKIMAVRYAREMRVPFLGICLGMQLAVVEFARHVCGLEGANSSEFNAGTAHAVIALLPDQQTIVDKGGTMRLGAYPAVLKEGSLANQAYQDKQISERHRHRYEVNNNYRELLAEKGFIFSGLSPDGQLVEILELRDHPWFLGCQFHPELKSRPHTPHPLFREFIHAALKEKRKKRRKNV
- the ruvB gene encoding Holliday junction branch migration DNA helicase RuvB, with amino-acid sequence MADDSSEKSPLTKRGVQPEINEEDLRYDVNLRPKCLDEYIGQEEVKNNLRVYIEAAKKRGEALDHVLFCGPPGLGKTTLAYIIAGELRVNLKGTSGPVIERPGDLAAILSNLQEHDILFIDEIHRLNHVVEEILYPAMEDFQIDILIGQGPSARSIKLNIPPFTLVGATTRAGLLTFPLRDRFGINFRLEFYSPQELTRILLRSAQLLNMAIDPSGAEEIAKRSRGTPRVANRLLRRVRDFAQVWAKGRINQAVADQALKLLEVDERGLDKMDRKILLTILEKFNGGPVGLDTLAVAVNEEKDTIEDVYEPFLIQEGFLDRTSRGRKATLLAQEHLRKNVPNFHQERLF